A portion of the Mesoplasma entomophilum genome contains these proteins:
- a CDS encoding YitT family ABC transporter — translation MTRKKRIKIYSSNGKKALLLSPDEILMVKNDPSYEKNYEAEFNKGKQAFEVRNYYAIGFWKDLLYVLIGAFLSTVAIDYFISITGNAGLFPGGLGAIARFFSIIGANNITVSASTLYFIIYFIMNIPLVIFGFIKIGWKFSTLTLIYSVVSIFFDLILQNVPYINPNELSLLIDYNLISSVPGAWGAIIWIFGFAIFGGMINGFSYSITYKANASTGGSDWITYYYSKKLNKDIGSLNIKINIFILFIVICLNTIILKTEHIDQTIKLSAVYNEYDNWDSLISSDLGKHLNKVLSEVKDNSMNQSWKNLEHNWNSDDWFNISKYVSSTTEFDSSYTTALIWKMKFKWIIGPSLFASLTLIIIQGLTVNRLYPKNKVLNLFISTNKINDIQQYLFSVGYTNNIFIWRTVTSKKNAWNDQEQDLIMISMPLLYFKKIEDYLMKIDEDMIINIIGSKSVKGKNFSYTFDNELREKALTEEFMNNGKLMKKIESNTIIKTYKKMKKNGVNVQNEV, via the coding sequence ATGACAAGAAAAAAAAGAATAAAAATTTATTCGTCTAATGGTAAAAAAGCATTACTACTTTCTCCAGATGAAATCTTAATGGTAAAAAATGATCCCAGCTATGAAAAAAATTATGAAGCTGAATTTAATAAGGGAAAACAAGCATTTGAAGTTCGTAACTATTATGCAATAGGTTTTTGAAAGGATTTGCTTTATGTTTTAATTGGAGCATTTCTTTCAACAGTAGCAATTGACTACTTTATTTCTATAACTGGTAATGCAGGGCTTTTCCCAGGGGGACTAGGAGCCATTGCTCGTTTTTTCTCAATTATTGGCGCTAATAATATAACAGTATCTGCAAGTACACTTTATTTTATAATTTATTTCATCATGAATATTCCATTAGTAATTTTTGGTTTTATAAAGATAGGTTGAAAATTCTCCACTTTAACTTTAATTTATTCTGTTGTTTCAATTTTCTTTGACCTTATATTACAAAACGTTCCTTATATTAATCCTAATGAATTAAGTTTGTTAATTGACTACAATTTAATTAGTTCAGTTCCTGGAGCATGAGGAGCAATTATTTGAATTTTCGGTTTTGCTATTTTTGGTGGAATGATTAATGGATTTAGTTATTCAATCACTTATAAAGCAAATGCATCTACTGGTGGAAGCGATTGAATAACTTATTATTATTCAAAAAAGTTAAATAAAGATATTGGTTCACTAAATATTAAAATTAATATTTTTATTTTGTTTATTGTTATTTGTCTAAATACAATTATTTTAAAAACAGAGCATATTGATCAAACTATTAAATTGAGCGCTGTTTACAATGAATATGATAATTGAGATTCTTTAATAAGTTCTGACTTAGGTAAACATTTAAATAAAGTACTTAGTGAAGTTAAAGATAATTCAATGAATCAAAGTTGAAAAAATTTAGAGCATAATTGAAACAGTGATGATTGATTTAACATATCAAAATATGTTTCATCAACAACTGAGTTTGATTCAAGCTACACAACTGCACTAATTTGAAAAATGAAATTTAAGTGAATTATTGGACCAAGTTTATTTGCATCGTTAACATTAATTATTATTCAAGGTTTAACTGTTAATAGACTTTATCCAAAAAATAAAGTTTTAAACCTTTTTATTTCAACAAATAAAATTAATGACATACAGCAATACTTATTTAGTGTTGGATATACAAATAACATTTTTATTTGAAGAACTGTAACTTCTAAGAAAAATGCATGAAATGATCAAGAGCAAGATTTAATTATGATTTCAATGCCATTGTTATACTTTAAAAAAATTGAAGACTATTTAATGAAGATTGATGAAGATATGATAATTAATATCATTGGAAGTAAATCTGTTAAAGGTAAAAACTTTAGTTATACTTTTGATAATGAATTACGCGAAAAAGCATTGACAGAGGAATTTATGAATAATGGTAAATTAATGAAAAAAATTGAAAGCAATACTATCATTAAGACATATAAAAAAATGAAAAAAAATGGTGTTAATGTACAAAATGAGGTATAA